Proteins encoded together in one Variovorax paradoxus window:
- a CDS encoding YjbH domain-containing protein gives MSGALLRGFGKHPWPLRAAVACALAASCAATAQPLGNGPVDNKSPADDSDIRPGERLSTWLLRQPAETAAPGLSWRIPQERLAQQFLKNQVLLRLEAARRRAPREEQAQRQRLIGWLQNLPVTGRVALGIVDPRWLEAHPEEDPVLTAGQQLVAPPPLLNTVSVVQPDGRLCQVAHEPGRTAWDYVAACAPEGKHDWAWVAQPDGRTARVGMATWNAHPSDEPAPGAWVWAAPRGMDDLEAASEGLIKFLATQGPSPQGATAAAIAVPAPAPEPEPAAAPSAEPVPQAASYQPTTVSVRPEAAPQYRPLQPSGNDWGETGLLQTPSARMGQAGDMRTSITHVSPYTRLNVMFQPLDWLEAGFRYTSIGNRIYGIGLSNQDYKDKSIDFKARLWKESAYLPEVALGFRDIGGTGLFSSEYLVASKRHGDLDFSLGIGWGYMGSSGTISNPFGVLSSRFKTRVSETTWGGANFGRLFRGPTALFGGVQWRTPWDPLTLKLEFEGNNYKNEPLNNDQPRRSPINFGLEYRYAPGVTFSAGLERGNKVMVGLTLQTNLASMQMPKTADPPAPRFSPTPPATSPGWAATAADIESRTEWTIQRIAPQGQMLHVWITESATVYRNARVEQIIAVLHRDAPGSIKNFVLHYSERGLPMHAQVVDRNEWVTAHYQAQTPSEARAASQRDYAPPPIGADFQPANLPHTNAAIASRDAPDIAGDNKALAPWERRTSKFSIGLTPSLGQILGGPNSFVLYQIGVQAVAEYRFTPSTWVNGALNLRLLDNFDKFTYTAPSNLPRVRTLQREYVTTKRLTMPVLQLTHVGRLTDNQYYSVYGGALESMYAGVGAEWLYRPWRSRLAVGVDFNHVRQRDFEQDFGLRDYKVNTGHATLYWDTGWNGILAKISAGQYLAGDRGVTIDISRRFDNGVVLGAYATKTNISARQFGEGSFDKGIYISVPFDALLPRSNKFTANFAWAPLVRDGGARLGRIHPLYEMTSARDPSAFKFAPPDSGAPGTGDNILKFERR, from the coding sequence ATGAGCGGCGCGCTTCTGCGTGGCTTCGGCAAACACCCCTGGCCCCTTCGCGCAGCGGTGGCCTGCGCGCTCGCGGCGAGTTGCGCAGCCACAGCCCAGCCCCTGGGCAATGGCCCCGTCGACAACAAGTCCCCCGCCGACGACAGCGACATTCGCCCGGGCGAGCGCCTGAGCACCTGGCTGCTGCGGCAGCCGGCGGAAACGGCCGCCCCGGGCTTGTCGTGGCGCATTCCGCAAGAGCGGCTGGCGCAGCAATTCCTGAAGAACCAGGTGCTGCTGCGGCTCGAGGCCGCAAGGCGGCGCGCACCGCGGGAAGAGCAGGCGCAACGCCAGCGGCTGATTGGATGGCTGCAGAACCTCCCCGTTACGGGCCGCGTTGCGCTCGGCATCGTGGACCCGCGCTGGCTCGAGGCGCATCCTGAAGAAGACCCGGTGCTCACGGCCGGCCAGCAACTCGTTGCGCCACCGCCGCTCTTGAACACAGTCTCGGTGGTGCAGCCCGACGGGCGGCTCTGCCAGGTGGCCCACGAGCCTGGCCGCACGGCATGGGACTACGTGGCCGCTTGCGCGCCCGAAGGCAAGCATGACTGGGCATGGGTGGCACAGCCCGACGGCCGCACTGCGCGTGTCGGCATGGCAACGTGGAATGCGCATCCCTCGGACGAACCGGCACCCGGCGCCTGGGTGTGGGCGGCGCCTCGCGGCATGGACGACCTCGAGGCAGCCTCCGAGGGGCTGATCAAGTTCCTGGCCACGCAGGGACCGTCGCCGCAAGGCGCTACTGCCGCGGCTATCGCGGTACCCGCACCTGCACCTGAACCTGAACCTGCGGCCGCCCCATCCGCCGAGCCCGTGCCGCAAGCCGCGTCCTACCAGCCCACCACTGTTTCAGTGCGCCCCGAAGCCGCACCGCAGTACCGCCCGCTGCAGCCCAGCGGCAACGACTGGGGTGAAACCGGCCTGCTGCAGACGCCTTCTGCGCGCATGGGCCAGGCCGGCGACATGCGCACATCCATCACGCACGTCTCGCCCTACACGCGGCTGAACGTGATGTTCCAGCCGCTGGACTGGCTCGAAGCCGGCTTCCGCTACACGTCCATCGGCAACCGCATCTACGGCATCGGCTTGAGCAACCAGGACTACAAGGACAAGAGCATCGACTTCAAGGCGCGGCTGTGGAAAGAGTCGGCCTACCTGCCCGAGGTGGCCCTGGGCTTTCGCGATATCGGCGGTACCGGTCTCTTTTCGTCCGAATACCTCGTGGCGAGCAAGCGGCACGGCGACCTGGATTTCAGCCTCGGCATCGGCTGGGGCTACATGGGCAGCAGCGGAACCATCAGCAACCCGTTCGGTGTGCTGAGCAGCCGCTTCAAGACCCGCGTCAGCGAGACGACATGGGGTGGCGCCAACTTCGGCCGGCTCTTTCGCGGACCCACCGCGCTCTTTGGCGGCGTGCAATGGCGCACGCCCTGGGACCCGCTCACGCTCAAGCTCGAGTTCGAGGGCAACAACTACAAGAACGAGCCGCTCAACAACGACCAGCCGCGGCGCTCGCCGATCAACTTCGGGCTGGAGTACCGCTACGCCCCCGGCGTAACCTTTTCCGCCGGGCTGGAGCGCGGCAACAAGGTGATGGTGGGTCTTACGCTGCAGACCAACCTGGCGAGCATGCAAATGCCCAAGACGGCGGATCCGCCGGCACCGCGCTTTTCGCCGACGCCGCCCGCCACTTCTCCGGGCTGGGCAGCCACTGCAGCGGACATCGAAAGCCGCACCGAGTGGACCATCCAGCGCATCGCCCCGCAGGGCCAGATGCTGCACGTGTGGATCACCGAAAGCGCCACCGTCTACCGCAACGCGCGCGTCGAGCAGATCATTGCCGTGCTGCATCGCGATGCGCCGGGTTCGATCAAGAACTTCGTGCTGCATTACTCGGAGCGCGGCTTGCCGATGCATGCGCAAGTGGTCGACCGCAACGAATGGGTGACGGCGCACTACCAAGCGCAGACGCCGAGTGAAGCCCGCGCGGCCAGCCAGCGCGACTACGCGCCCCCGCCCATCGGCGCCGACTTTCAGCCCGCCAATCTTCCGCACACCAATGCGGCCATCGCGTCCAGGGATGCGCCGGACATTGCAGGCGACAACAAGGCACTGGCGCCGTGGGAGCGCCGCACCTCCAAGTTCAGCATTGGCCTGACGCCCAGCCTGGGCCAGATCCTCGGGGGCCCCAACTCTTTCGTGCTGTACCAGATCGGCGTGCAGGCGGTTGCCGAATACCGCTTCACGCCGAGCACCTGGGTCAATGGTGCGCTGAACCTGCGCCTGCTCGACAACTTCGACAAGTTCACCTACACGGCGCCCAGCAACCTGCCGCGGGTGCGAACGCTCCAGCGCGAGTACGTCACCACAAAGCGCCTGACCATGCCGGTGCTGCAGCTGACCCACGTTGGCCGGCTGACGGACAACCAGTACTACAGCGTGTACGGCGGTGCGCTCGAAAGCATGTATGCGGGCGTCGGCGCAGAATGGCTCTACCGGCCGTGGCGCAGCCGGCTGGCCGTAGGCGTCGACTTCAACCATGTGCGGCAGCGCGACTTCGAGCAGGACTTCGGCCTGCGCGACTACAAGGTGAACACAGGCCATGCCACGCTCTACTGGGACACCGGCTGGAACGGCATCCTGGCCAAGATCAGCGCGGGGCAATACCTGGCGGGCGACCGCGGGGTCACCATCGACATCAGCCGGCGCTTCGACAACGGCGTGGTGCTCGGTGCCTACGCCACCAAGACCAACATATCGGCACGGCAGTTCGGCGAAGGCAGCTTCGACAAGGGCATCTACATCTCGGTGCCCTTCGATGCACTGCTGCCGCGCTCGAACAAGTTCACCGCCAACTTCGCATGGGCGCCGCTGGTGCGCGACGGCGGTGCGCGCCTTGGCCGCATCCACCCGCTGTACGAAATGACATCCGCCCGCGACCCGAGCGCCTTCAAGTTCGCGCCGCCCGACAGCGGCGCTCCGGGCACTGGCGACAACATCCTGAAGTTCGAACGGCGCTAG